The Corynebacterium qintianiae genome has a window encoding:
- a CDS encoding carbon-nitrogen hydrolase family protein, translated as MRIALLQVTTGPDKGANLAIVSVGIREAAANGATLIVLPEATSQAFDQGRLDAQAEELDGAFATGLRGLASELEVTVIAGMFRPADSNGKLNRVYNTALITGGGVHKGYDKIHTFDVADYKESDTVKPGGDLVTFVHEGAVIGVATCFDIRFPEQFKNLARLGADVIVVPTSWADGKNKLEQWRALTVARALDAGVFIAAADQARPGGEACGGQESGPTGIGHSVVVAPSGERLVEGGYGPGILYADIDVSEVAKTRANLSLLDYAR; from the coding sequence ATGAGGATTGCACTCTTGCAAGTCACCACCGGGCCTGATAAGGGCGCTAACCTGGCCATTGTGTCCGTCGGCATCCGCGAGGCGGCAGCGAACGGAGCGACGCTCATCGTCCTGCCCGAGGCCACCAGCCAGGCGTTCGACCAGGGGCGCTTGGACGCGCAGGCGGAAGAGCTCGACGGTGCGTTCGCCACCGGGCTCCGCGGGCTCGCAAGCGAGCTCGAAGTGACCGTGATCGCCGGGATGTTCCGCCCCGCAGACTCCAACGGCAAACTAAACCGCGTGTACAACACCGCACTGATCACAGGTGGCGGGGTGCATAAGGGGTACGACAAGATCCACACGTTCGATGTTGCCGACTACAAGGAATCCGACACGGTCAAACCCGGTGGCGACCTGGTCACTTTCGTGCACGAGGGTGCAGTGATCGGCGTTGCCACCTGCTTCGACATCCGCTTCCCGGAGCAGTTCAAGAACCTGGCACGCCTCGGTGCCGACGTCATCGTCGTGCCCACCAGCTGGGCGGACGGCAAGAATAAACTGGAGCAGTGGCGCGCGCTGACGGTCGCCCGCGCGTTAGATGCCGGGGTGTTCATCGCCGCCGCCGACCAAGCCCGCCCCGGCGGCGAGGCGTGCGGCGGGCAGGAGAGCGGGCCCACCGGAATCGGGCACTCCGTGGTGGTGGCGCCCAGCGGCGAGCGCCTTGTCGAAGGCGGTTACGGTCCGGGGATCCTGTACGCCGACATTGACGTCAGCGAGGTCGCAAAGACGCGCGCCAACCTGTCGTTGCTGGACTACGCGCGGTAA